GGTAGCTTTACAAAACCTATTGGGTGGCGGAAAACGATTACGTTATTTGTGCCAGGATGAGACCAGATTAGGTTTGAAAACCGAAACTGGGCGAGTAATTACGGCACGCGCAAGTCAAGCCCATAGTTAAGGTGCAGTGGCCAAGAAAAGCATATTGGCTTTATGGAGTAGTTGAACCCATATCAGGATGGCATTTTTGCCAAGAATATTCTCATTTAAACAGTGAAAATTTTCAGAAATTTCTTGATTCCCTTTCTCTTGAATTAGGCTCAGATATGGCCTTAATACAAATGGATAGAGCCTCAGCACATCAAGCCTTAGCACTCACTTGGCCTGAAAATATTATCCCAATTTTTCAACCATCTCATAGTCCTCAACTTAATCCTATAGAGAGATTATGGCAGTTTATTAAACGCCAGTTCAAAGGCGAGAACTTCTCAAATTTAGACCAGTTGCGTCAACGGGTTCAAGATGAATTAGCTCAATTATCTTCTGAGTTAGTATCAACTCTTACAAGTTATGATTTCATTCTTGAAGCTCTTTTTCATCAATCTCTATTTTATGCAGGCTCATAGAGAATTGGTATTAGCTCATACCTTTGTTAATAAGCATCGCTCTTAGTTAACAAAACTTTTAGAGTTTTTAGGATTAAATTAATATCGTAGGTAATAGACCACTTACGTTGGTATTCTAAATCCATGTGAACGATATCTTCAAAGTCTTTGATGCGGGAGCGGCCATTAGTTTGCCATTCGCCAGTGATGCCTGGTTTAACATTCAACCGTTCCCAGTGATAATTTGAA
This region of Nostoc sp. UHCC 0302 genomic DNA includes:
- a CDS encoding transposase is translated as MQWPRKAYWLYGVVEPISGWHFCQEYSHLNSENFQKFLDSLSLELGSDMALIQMDRASAHQALALTWPENIIPIFQPSHSPQLNPIERLWQFIKRQFKGENFSNLDQLRQRVQDELAQLSSELVSTLTSYDFILEALFHQSLFYAGS